A window of Pararhodobacter sp. genomic DNA:
TTTCGGCGATACACCGGAAAACGCCCGCGTTCGGGCCATTCCGGGCGCGGGCACGCATGTGCCGGTGTGGATTCTGGGCTCCAGCCTTTACGGTGCGCAGCTTGCGGCACATCTGGGCCTGCCCTACGCGTTTGCCTCGCATTTCGCGCCCGCGATGCTGGAGCAAGCGCTTGAAATCTATCGCCGAACCTTCCGCCCCTCGCCGTATCTGGCACGGCCTTATGCGATGGTCGCGGCAGGTGTTTGCGCGGCTGAGAGCGATGAAAAAGCCGCCTATCTGCGCACCTCGCAAATCCTGGCCTTTGCCCGGTTGCGCAGCGGAACCCCCGGCAAACTGCCCCGCCCGGTCGAGGATATCAGCGCCCACGTTCCCGCCAATGTGCTGTCGCAAGTGCAACAAGCCCTGTCGTGTTCGGCAACCGGGTCGGCAAGCTCGGTCAGGACACAGTTGCGCGGCCTGATTGACCGCTATCAGCCCGACGAGTTGATGATCACTGGCATGATCCATGACCCAGAGGCCCGCATCCGCTCCTTTGACATTGCCGCC
This region includes:
- a CDS encoding LLM class flavin-dependent oxidoreductase, producing the protein MHHFSLLDLSPVAEGSAATQALANTVALAQAAEIAGYHRFWLAEHHNMPGIASAATSVLIGHVAAKTSRMRVGAGGIMLPNHAPLVIAEQFGTLETLFPGRIDLGLGRAPGTDMATARALRRHMAPEDSFPQDVLELLGYFGDTPENARVRAIPGAGTHVPVWILGSSLYGAQLAAHLGLPYAFASHFAPAMLEQALEIYRRTFRPSPYLARPYAMVAAGVCAAESDEKAAYLRTSQILAFARLRSGTPGKLPRPVEDISAHVPANVLSQVQQALSCSATGSASSVRTQLRGLIDRYQPDELMITGMIHDPEARIRSFDIAAEVLIDLRQNAPIA